The following coding sequences are from one Plasmodium gaboni strain SY75 chromosome 10, whole genome shotgun sequence window:
- a CDS encoding putative ubiquinol-cytochrome c reductase complex subunit, whose amino-acid sequence MSLHKEICNYIVKFSSKPVQKLGYEPPKKKRSILRELYHKLIFPYYFKFIRAPYERWQFCATTKFLREHGLMYDDMYSDKDPVIERAISLLPKDIQTRRYRRMLRGTHINYLRLFLHPSEQNYDPYIPYLAPYIEEAKFQLQEEEELLGYHPYDRRLYSGGTTGFGDLEPGLHFLVSIPNLYGAAIPHTKKK is encoded by the exons atgTCTCTACATAAAGAAATTTGTAACTACATTGTAAAATTCAGCTCCAAGCCTGTACAAAAGTTAGGTTATGAACCACctaaaaaaaagagaagTATATTAAGAGaattatatcataaattaatatttccatattattttaaatttataagAGCACCATATGAGAGATGGCAATTTTGTGCCACAACTAAATTTTTAAGAGAGCATG GATTAATGTATGATGATATGTACAGTGATAAAGATCCAGTTATAGAAAGAGCTATATCCTTATTACCAAAAGATATACAAACAAGGAGATATAGAAGAATGTTAAGAGGAACACacataaattatttaagACTTTTTTTACATCCATCAGAACAAAATTATGATCCATATATACCATATCTCGCGCCATATATAGAAGAAGCTAAATTTCAATTAcaagaagaagaagaatTATTAGGATATCACCCATATGATAGAAGACTGTATTCAGGTGGTACTACAGGATTTGGTGATTTAGAACCTGGGTTACATTTTTTAGTTTCTATTCCTAACTTGTATGGAGCGGCTATACCTCataccaaaaaaaaataa